A part of Terriglobus roseus genomic DNA contains:
- a CDS encoding Gfo/Idh/MocA family protein, with protein sequence MAAVVPSASGQAQKPNEANDVQLSQIHAATEAPEKAPGPFLPVNRRVGFAIVGLGRLSLNQILPAFATSDYCKPVALVSGDRPKALKIAAQYGIAVSHITDYAGFEKLKEMSGVDVIYIVLPNGMHYEFVLRAAKIGKHILCEKPMANSTAQCEEMIAACQRGNVKLMIAYRQQYEPMNRALEKAVREGKLGKLRSIVASNSQNEGDPTQWRLNKQLAGGGALPDVGIYCLNASRFLSGEEPNEVIATLVQPKDDPRFKEVEARCEVIARFPSGMTATFTSGYDVHRSAFLRLEGTDGFAEVDPAFGYHGSKLRFTKLMDGKDTELHPAIEEKDQFALEMDHMAVCVLQNQQPRTGGEEGLQDQRIIEAIYRSAREGRLTSIEAPAGATRLGILPPLE encoded by the coding sequence ATGGCAGCGGTGGTACCCAGCGCGAGTGGCCAAGCGCAGAAGCCGAATGAGGCGAATGATGTCCAGTTATCGCAGATTCATGCTGCAACCGAGGCTCCAGAGAAGGCCCCGGGGCCATTCCTGCCCGTGAATCGCCGCGTGGGCTTTGCGATTGTTGGGCTGGGACGTCTTTCGCTCAATCAGATTCTGCCGGCGTTCGCAACAAGTGACTACTGCAAGCCAGTTGCTCTTGTGAGCGGAGATCGTCCGAAGGCGCTCAAAATTGCGGCGCAGTACGGCATTGCCGTGAGTCACATCACCGATTACGCCGGCTTTGAAAAACTGAAAGAAATGTCCGGTGTGGATGTGATTTATATCGTGTTGCCAAATGGAATGCATTACGAGTTCGTACTTCGCGCGGCAAAGATCGGCAAGCACATTCTCTGCGAGAAGCCGATGGCAAACAGCACCGCACAGTGTGAAGAGATGATCGCTGCCTGTCAACGAGGGAACGTGAAGTTGATGATCGCGTATAGGCAGCAATATGAGCCGATGAATCGGGCTTTGGAAAAGGCAGTGCGAGAGGGCAAGCTAGGAAAGCTACGCAGCATTGTGGCTTCAAATTCGCAGAATGAAGGCGATCCAACGCAGTGGCGGCTCAACAAGCAACTAGCTGGCGGGGGAGCGCTACCCGATGTTGGGATTTATTGCTTGAATGCAAGTCGTTTCCTCTCGGGAGAAGAGCCGAACGAGGTAATCGCAACTCTGGTGCAGCCCAAAGACGATCCTCGTTTCAAAGAGGTCGAAGCGCGGTGCGAAGTGATCGCACGGTTTCCAAGCGGTATGACCGCAACATTCACAAGCGGGTATGACGTGCATCGCTCGGCATTCTTACGGCTCGAGGGAACCGATGGCTTTGCCGAGGTGGATCCAGCCTTCGGATATCACGGTTCAAAGCTTCGCTTCACGAAACTGATGGACGGAAAAGACACCGAACTACATCCAGCGATTGAGGAGAAAGATCAGTTTGCCCTCGAGATGGATCACATGGCTGTTTGCGTCCTGCAGAATCAGCAGCCACGCACAGGTGGTGAGGAAGGGTTGCAAGATCAAAGAATCATCGAGGCGATCTATCGCTCTGCAAGAGAAGGGCGCCTCACTTCTATTGAGGCGCCCGCAGGTGCTACACGTCTTGGCATTCTGCCGCCGCTTGAGTAG
- a CDS encoding Crp/Fnr family transcriptional regulator yields the protein MQRQEFRNTILQHLHPETIRRLQLRSIELKLEQDVESPGKSIRNVVFVEEGIGSMTSVFKDGFEVEIGMFGYESAIGVSALMGTKQSLNRVFMQLAGHGYSSALATAMEEFRRHGDFHDLALRYVQAQLTQATQSTACNVHHNHEQRLARWILICSDRAQKDILKLSQEFLAGMLGSARPTVTITARKLKSLGLITYSRGIIRILNREGLEKQACECYRLVKSHLDNFAEFDTGFTS from the coding sequence ATGCAGAGACAGGAGTTCCGGAACACAATACTTCAGCACCTACACCCAGAAACGATTCGGAGACTTCAGCTTCGTTCAATAGAACTGAAGCTTGAACAGGATGTAGAAAGCCCGGGCAAGAGTATCCGTAATGTGGTCTTTGTCGAAGAGGGCATTGGATCCATGACCAGTGTGTTCAAGGACGGGTTCGAGGTCGAGATCGGGATGTTCGGTTACGAGTCCGCGATTGGCGTTTCTGCTCTCATGGGTACAAAGCAAAGCTTGAATCGCGTGTTTATGCAACTTGCCGGCCACGGATATTCATCAGCACTCGCTACAGCAATGGAGGAGTTCCGCCGCCACGGAGATTTCCACGATCTGGCACTTCGCTACGTGCAGGCTCAACTGACTCAAGCCACGCAGTCCACAGCCTGCAACGTCCATCACAATCATGAGCAACGGCTTGCGCGATGGATTCTTATCTGCTCTGATCGTGCCCAGAAGGACATCTTGAAGCTGTCACAAGAGTTCTTGGCGGGGATGTTGGGAAGTGCCCGACCCACTGTTACCATCACAGCGCGAAAGCTAAAATCTCTAGGACTTATCACGTATTCCAGAGGAATAATCCGCATTCTGAACAGGGAGGGACTCGAGAAGCAGGCTTGTGAATGCTATCGCCTCGTAAAGAGCCACCTTGATAACTTCGCGGAGTTCGACACAGGTTTCACAAGCTGA
- a CDS encoding exo-beta-N-acetylmuramidase NamZ domain-containing protein, giving the protein MHATELAAYLQARKIPGVSFMPVTYVPNGSEHYPYIGKRVEGVEIIVNDRNALDAQELGMEAVSALWKLYPQQFQLDRVDRLLLNKSALEEIRKGTDPRAISAGWQSELDCVRGNSRSLSSLLILAPHGSRWRDHS; this is encoded by the coding sequence ATTCATGCAACGGAGTTAGCAGCGTATCTGCAGGCCCGAAAAATCCCTGGAGTAAGCTTCATGCCAGTCACTTATGTTCCAAACGGATCGGAGCATTATCCCTACATTGGCAAACGTGTTGAAGGCGTCGAAATCATCGTGAATGATCGCAATGCACTCGACGCGCAGGAACTCGGTATGGAGGCGGTGTCGGCTCTATGGAAGCTCTATCCGCAACAATTCCAACTCGATCGCGTTGATCGCCTGTTGCTCAATAAGTCAGCACTTGAGGAGATTCGTAAAGGGACCGACCCACGAGCGATATCAGCAGGATGGCAATCCGAATTGGATTGCGTTCGAGGCAATTCGCGCTCGTTATCTTCTCTATTGATCTTGGCTCCCCACGGATCGCGTTGGCGAGATCACTCATAG
- a CDS encoding glycosyltransferase family 4 protein, which translates to MSNEIAPALCELGNSQSLPLPTRIAFIGNYLPRQCGIATFTTDLCTAIAQEFGEERLFAIPVNDPGGDYQYPERVRLELEQEDVSSYERGADFLNFNGNDLVCLQHEYGIFGGPAGSHILALLRKLRMPIVTTLHTVLREPNPDQMANLREIARISDRIVVMSQHAVDLLEEIYDVPASKIDLIPHGVPDLPFNDPNYFKDRFNVEGQSVLLTFGLLSPNKGIENVLRALPAILRENADVVYIISGATHPHVRRSEGEAYRTGLTELASSLGVSEHVIFDNRFVSNEELMEHVGAADIYITPYRQEAQVVSGTLAIAFGAGKAIISTPYWHAKELLADERGIIVPFDDPASIAESVNILLANDALRHQMRKRAYLYSRGTTWKMTAQAYMATFQRARSERMSRPRPAPRDAETIALDRLPFLNTSHLFAMTDDTGILQHAIYSLPNNSEGYTTDDNARALIVANALNASPLSSSVEYETLSCRYMAFLWLAFRHDTGRFRNFLSYGRTWLEETGSEDSHGRALWAIGTVLGTSSHVGLRGAAGRMFQAAAASSLTFSSPRAWAFSVLGMQAYLDWFPGDRLIQGWRNVLANRLLSIFDQTRGNNWYWFEKHLSYSNARLPQALLLAGWKSSNRRMVEAGTESLRWLLAEQHRESDSVFVPVGSMGFAAGSKKERFDQQPVEACATVSACMTAHQISGEQSWLDEAGVAFRWFLGENDLQVPLYDAATGGCRDGLHPDRVNENQGAESTLSFLMALLELRGLELSNETQQLSEMSASL; encoded by the coding sequence ATGTCCAATGAGATCGCTCCTGCACTCTGTGAGCTCGGCAATTCACAGTCGTTGCCGCTCCCCACGCGAATCGCGTTTATCGGCAACTACTTACCCAGGCAATGCGGCATCGCGACATTCACCACGGACCTTTGCACCGCAATCGCACAAGAGTTTGGGGAAGAGAGGCTGTTCGCGATTCCAGTCAACGATCCGGGAGGGGACTATCAGTACCCCGAGCGAGTTCGCCTTGAATTAGAGCAAGAGGACGTTAGCTCGTATGAGCGCGGGGCTGACTTTCTCAACTTCAATGGGAACGATCTCGTGTGCTTGCAGCATGAATACGGCATCTTCGGCGGCCCAGCGGGTTCCCACATCCTGGCGCTGCTTCGGAAGCTGCGGATGCCAATCGTTACAACCCTACATACAGTGCTGCGAGAGCCGAACCCAGATCAAATGGCGAACCTTCGAGAAATTGCGAGGATCTCCGACCGAATCGTGGTGATGAGTCAGCATGCGGTAGATCTTCTGGAAGAAATCTATGACGTCCCTGCAAGCAAGATTGACTTGATCCCGCATGGGGTTCCCGATCTTCCGTTCAATGACCCGAACTACTTCAAAGATCGTTTCAACGTAGAAGGCCAGTCGGTTCTTCTCACATTTGGTTTGCTCTCTCCAAACAAAGGAATTGAGAACGTACTCCGTGCCTTGCCCGCCATCCTGAGAGAAAACGCGGATGTGGTCTATATCATTTCGGGTGCCACCCATCCTCATGTCAGAAGGTCTGAGGGAGAGGCCTACCGGACAGGGCTTACAGAGCTCGCGAGCTCACTCGGGGTCAGTGAACACGTGATATTCGATAACCGCTTCGTGAGCAATGAAGAGTTGATGGAACACGTAGGCGCGGCTGACATCTATATCACTCCCTATCGGCAAGAGGCGCAGGTTGTCTCGGGTACGCTTGCGATCGCGTTTGGTGCAGGGAAGGCAATTATCTCGACACCTTATTGGCACGCCAAAGAGTTGCTTGCCGATGAGCGAGGGATCATTGTCCCATTCGACGATCCGGCTTCCATCGCTGAAAGCGTAAACATTCTGCTCGCGAACGACGCGTTACGGCATCAGATGCGCAAACGCGCCTACCTTTATTCGCGCGGAACAACATGGAAAATGACTGCGCAGGCGTACATGGCCACCTTTCAACGAGCGCGATCGGAGCGGATGTCAAGGCCGAGGCCAGCACCTCGCGATGCGGAAACCATAGCCTTAGATCGACTGCCATTTCTCAACACGAGCCACCTTTTCGCCATGACAGACGACACCGGCATTCTGCAGCATGCCATCTACTCTCTGCCGAACAATTCAGAGGGCTACACCACGGACGACAACGCGCGAGCACTCATCGTAGCCAACGCGTTGAATGCATCTCCTCTATCGAGCAGTGTCGAGTATGAAACATTGTCCTGTCGCTACATGGCTTTTCTATGGCTTGCCTTCCGTCATGACACTGGTCGGTTTCGGAATTTCTTGAGCTACGGGCGAACGTGGTTAGAAGAGACCGGCTCCGAAGATAGTCATGGCCGTGCGTTATGGGCGATCGGTACCGTGCTTGGCACTTCGAGCCATGTCGGGCTTCGTGGCGCAGCCGGCAGGATGTTCCAGGCTGCTGCCGCCTCTAGCCTTACCTTCAGTAGTCCACGCGCGTGGGCCTTCTCAGTGCTTGGTATGCAGGCTTATCTCGATTGGTTTCCCGGTGACCGGTTGATCCAAGGTTGGAGAAACGTCTTGGCAAACCGTCTGTTGAGCATCTTCGATCAGACACGCGGCAATAACTGGTATTGGTTTGAGAAACACTTGTCCTATTCCAACGCTCGCTTGCCGCAGGCGCTTCTCCTCGCTGGATGGAAGAGTAGCAACAGGCGGATGGTAGAGGCTGGCACCGAATCTTTGAGATGGTTACTGGCAGAACAACATCGTGAGAGCGATAGCGTGTTTGTTCCCGTGGGATCGATGGGATTTGCTGCTGGCTCGAAGAAAGAGAGATTCGATCAGCAACCCGTCGAAGCATGCGCGACGGTTTCAGCGTGCATGACCGCGCACCAGATTAGCGGAGAGCAGTCCTGGCTCGATGAGGCAGGAGTTGCTTTCCGTTGGTTTCTTGGCGAGAACGATCTCCAGGTTCCTCTCTACGACGCCGCGACAGGTGGCTGTAGGGACGGCCTGCATCCAGATCGTGTTAATGAGAATCAGGGAGCAGAGTCGACTCTTTCGTTTCTTATGGCACTTCTTGAACTGCGTGGCCTGGAACTTTCCAATGAAACGCAACAGCTTTCTGAAATGAGTGCATCGCTTTGA
- a CDS encoding Crp/Fnr family transcriptional regulator — MHNLTFANTLLKRLPPSTIARLNLHRVDLPRGRDLAVIGERIQCLCFLEQGIGSMTTCFENGAQVEVSMFGYESVIGVSALMGVKQSLNRVFMQLAGTGYTCNLQTAFVEFESNAYFRGLMLRFVQAQLTLAMQNAACNSSHSYEQRLARWLLICSERAAQDTLELPQEFVAEMLGSTRSTVSIAAAHLKAKRLIDYSRGHIRLIDKRGLEAESCECYRVVRNHLESFAQFDTEFVT; from the coding sequence ATGCACAACCTCACATTTGCCAACACCTTGCTGAAGCGTCTCCCGCCGAGTACCATCGCTCGACTCAATCTCCATCGCGTCGATCTCCCTCGGGGACGGGATCTCGCCGTCATTGGTGAACGCATTCAGTGCCTGTGTTTTTTGGAACAAGGCATTGGATCGATGACCACCTGTTTCGAGAACGGGGCGCAGGTAGAAGTCAGCATGTTTGGGTACGAGTCAGTGATTGGCGTCTCTGCACTGATGGGGGTTAAGCAAAGTCTGAATCGCGTATTCATGCAGCTCGCTGGAACCGGTTATACCTGCAATCTACAGACTGCATTCGTGGAATTCGAGAGCAATGCTTATTTTCGAGGACTAATGCTGCGTTTCGTCCAAGCTCAGCTCACGCTCGCCATGCAAAATGCTGCATGCAACTCCTCTCACAGCTATGAGCAACGCCTAGCGCGTTGGCTGCTAATCTGTTCGGAACGAGCGGCTCAAGACACCCTTGAATTGCCACAAGAGTTTGTTGCGGAGATGCTCGGTAGCACGCGTTCGACCGTCTCGATAGCGGCTGCTCACCTCAAAGCCAAGAGGCTCATAGACTATAGCCGCGGACACATCCGCCTGATCGATAAGCGTGGACTGGAAGCCGAGTCCTGTGAATGCTATCGAGTGGTTCGAAATCATCTGGAAAGCTTCGCTCAGTTCGATACTGAGTTCGTCACATAG
- a CDS encoding RES family NAD+ phosphorylase: protein MHRLLPSRYSEAGTVLDDLADDDDMLQKLIRLDGATNDRIQGEQFGLPGISTYELVYGIPNAHIVRAAFLHPSPNGARFNGPDRGAWYAADRLETSVAEVSYHKAKRLAEIIVPETATGIPESDSSTYDDWLADFHGEFHALEPAADYATCLAPEPVPECYGESQKLAQTVLKEKSNGILYPSVRKRGGRCLVCFRPALVYRPRRAKRYLLSFHWKLDHYRQEVNEVPLQQSR from the coding sequence ATGCATCGTTTACTCCCCTCGCGTTACAGCGAAGCGGGTACGGTTCTTGATGATCTGGCTGACGATGACGACATGCTCCAGAAATTGATCCGCCTGGATGGAGCGACGAATGACCGGATCCAGGGTGAACAGTTCGGACTTCCTGGGATTAGCACTTATGAGTTGGTCTACGGGATTCCCAACGCTCACATCGTCCGCGCAGCATTCCTCCATCCGAGTCCGAACGGAGCACGCTTCAACGGTCCGGACCGAGGTGCGTGGTACGCCGCAGACAGGTTGGAGACATCGGTCGCAGAAGTCAGCTATCACAAGGCCAAGCGCCTCGCGGAAATCATTGTTCCGGAAACAGCGACAGGTATCCCCGAATCTGATTCGTCGACGTATGACGACTGGCTTGCGGATTTTCACGGTGAGTTTCACGCGTTGGAGCCTGCCGCTGATTACGCAACATGCCTCGCTCCAGAACCTGTTCCGGAATGCTACGGGGAGTCCCAGAAGCTCGCGCAGACAGTTCTAAAAGAGAAGTCCAATGGCATCCTGTACCCCAGCGTACGCAAGAGGGGTGGTCGCTGCCTAGTCTGCTTTCGCCCTGCCTTGGTCTATCGCCCCCGGCGTGCCAAACGATATCTCCTCTCCTTTCATTGGAAACTGGATCATTACCGGCAAGAAGTGAATGAAGTCCCCTTGCAGCAATCCCGATAG
- a CDS encoding Crp/Fnr family transcriptional regulator yields MQDRLGAQNFPITQDVLAELLGTRRTTVTRAARRLRHEGVISYSRGDMKVLNRRGLERKACECYAIVRRLAAEGR; encoded by the coding sequence ATGCAGGACCGCCTGGGTGCGCAGAACTTTCCGATTACCCAGGATGTCCTTGCGGAACTGCTTGGTACGCGCCGAACGACAGTCACACGTGCCGCACGACGACTGCGGCATGAGGGAGTCATCAGTTACAGCCGCGGTGACATGAAAGTTCTTAATCGCAGAGGTCTGGAGCGAAAGGCATGCGAATGCTACGCCATCGTGCGGCGACTTGCCGCGGAAGGTAGATAG
- a CDS encoding antitoxin Xre-like helix-turn-helix domain-containing protein, translating to MATAASLVLPRIAGYDFESGADLSNTAERAELSSAAIKAFLNLRKKWGLNEEDSRSLLGGLASSTFHAWKTNPKRTLDQDTLTRISLLIGIYKALNIYFGKPWADRWITLANRGPVFVGRTPLAYMIQRGQPGMIEVRRMLDAWRGGQ from the coding sequence ATGGCAACCGCTGCTTCCCTTGTCTTGCCCCGAATCGCCGGCTACGATTTCGAATCGGGTGCCGATCTTAGCAATACAGCCGAACGAGCGGAGCTTTCGTCCGCTGCCATCAAAGCGTTCCTGAATCTCCGGAAAAAGTGGGGATTGAATGAAGAGGACTCTCGTTCCCTTCTCGGAGGTTTGGCGTCGTCGACTTTCCACGCATGGAAGACGAACCCGAAGCGTACGCTCGATCAAGACACGTTGACCCGAATCTCACTGCTGATCGGAATCTATAAGGCCCTGAATATCTACTTTGGAAAACCCTGGGCGGATCGTTGGATCACTCTTGCGAATCGTGGACCGGTCTTCGTGGGACGCACACCGCTCGCCTACATGATTCAACGGGGCCAACCCGGAATGATCGAGGTGCGGCGGATGCTGGATGCATGGCGAGGTGGCCAGTGA
- a CDS encoding response regulator has translation MSVNLTTVGRTMRVFVVDDESTIARTLAIILCQKGFNASPYTNPLNALEAAQYLVPDLLISDVAMPELSGIELAIQMKAQHPGCKVLLFSGQAATANLLEEARNAGHDFLLLTKPVHPTDLLLQIGQMLETGEPCVLPAELTSSH, from the coding sequence ATGAGCGTGAATCTCACCACGGTCGGAAGAACGATGCGGGTATTTGTTGTCGACGATGAGTCCACGATCGCGAGAACCCTGGCAATCATCCTGTGCCAGAAGGGTTTCAACGCCTCGCCGTACACGAATCCACTGAACGCTCTAGAAGCTGCTCAGTATCTCGTTCCGGATCTCTTAATCTCTGATGTCGCAATGCCGGAATTGTCTGGTATCGAACTCGCGATCCAAATGAAAGCGCAACATCCCGGATGCAAAGTCCTTCTGTTCTCCGGCCAGGCTGCCACAGCAAATCTTCTAGAAGAAGCTCGCAACGCGGGACATGACTTCCTACTCTTGACGAAACCGGTGCATCCGACAGACCTACTGCTTCAGATCGGGCAGATGCTTGAGACAGGTGAGCCGTGCGTGTTGCCGGCAGAGCTCACCTCGTCTCATTAG
- a CDS encoding acyl-CoA desaturase, giving the protein MASLLPAKYDRTFQQPVVWATSLILLAFHLGAIAALFFFTWKAFLFSLLLWWLAGGLGIGVGYHRLLTHRGYKTPKFVEYFLTICATLTLEGGPIFWVATHRKHHQNTDKEGDPHSPHDGGFWSHVGWLLTGQTMHNDAADLLPYVPDLRKDRFHVWISRWHWVPMTILGVLLLSLGGWPFLLWGIFFRTVLGLHSTWLVNSATHMWGSRRFATGDSSRNSFWVALLTFGEGWHNNHHAHPQSSRHGLAWYEVDLNWYGICLLKAMGLAWDVKARSLSEG; this is encoded by the coding sequence ATGGCATCGCTGCTACCAGCCAAGTACGACCGCACATTTCAACAGCCAGTAGTATGGGCTACCAGCCTCATCTTGTTAGCCTTCCACCTTGGGGCGATCGCCGCCTTGTTTTTCTTTACATGGAAGGCCTTCTTGTTCTCCTTACTTCTTTGGTGGCTGGCGGGCGGTCTGGGTATCGGCGTGGGGTATCATCGACTGCTCACGCACCGCGGGTACAAGACTCCGAAATTCGTCGAGTACTTCCTGACTATTTGCGCGACGCTTACTCTGGAAGGCGGACCAATCTTCTGGGTTGCCACGCATCGGAAACACCATCAGAACACCGACAAGGAGGGCGATCCACACTCTCCCCACGATGGAGGCTTCTGGTCGCACGTAGGCTGGCTACTCACAGGGCAAACCATGCACAATGATGCCGCTGATCTCTTGCCTTACGTACCGGATCTCCGCAAGGATCGTTTCCACGTCTGGATTAGCAGATGGCATTGGGTACCAATGACCATACTTGGAGTCCTGCTGCTTTCTCTCGGGGGTTGGCCCTTCCTGCTTTGGGGGATTTTCTTCAGGACTGTGCTCGGCTTGCACTCCACTTGGCTCGTGAATTCCGCAACGCACATGTGGGGATCGCGCAGGTTCGCCACCGGCGACTCCTCACGGAACAGCTTCTGGGTTGCGCTCCTGACGTTCGGTGAAGGCTGGCACAACAACCACCACGCACATCCCCAGTCATCGCGCCACGGCCTGGCCTGGTACGAAGTTGACCTGAATTGGTATGGCATCTGCCTGCTCAAAGCGATGGGTTTGGCTTGGGACGTGAAGGCACGATCGCTGTCTGAGGGATAG
- a CDS encoding glycosidase yields MSSTAPISFISAHTDRETERLSTLANEPLFQRHSANPILGPNDWPYPINSVFNAGAVKLPDGDTLLLCRVEDRRGLSHLCAARSANGIDRWRIDRTPTMPALPKEFPEEIWGVEDPRITYVPELKQFAVAYTSFARGGPGVSLALTSDFVTFDRYGVIMPPEDKDAALFPRKINGKWALIHRPMTALGAHMWISYSPDLRHWGDHMVMLEARKGGWWDANKIGLCSPPIETAKGWLVIYHGVRTTASGSIYRLGLALFDLDRPEVCLQRGDAWVFGPEAPYERNGDVKDVVFPCGQVVEDDGDTIRLYYGAADSYMAVATGSIRKLLSWLETNAPITLSDGTES; encoded by the coding sequence TTGAGTTCTACAGCCCCGATCAGCTTTATCTCGGCCCACACGGACCGAGAGACAGAACGCCTCAGCACACTTGCGAACGAACCGCTGTTTCAGCGGCATTCTGCGAACCCGATCCTCGGCCCCAATGATTGGCCCTATCCCATCAATAGCGTTTTCAATGCTGGCGCCGTCAAGCTGCCGGATGGAGATACGCTTCTGCTATGTCGTGTTGAGGATAGGCGAGGACTCTCTCATCTCTGTGCGGCAAGGTCCGCAAACGGCATTGATAGATGGAGGATTGATCGGACACCGACCATGCCCGCGTTGCCGAAGGAATTTCCTGAAGAGATATGGGGTGTCGAAGATCCACGCATCACGTATGTCCCAGAACTCAAGCAGTTCGCAGTTGCGTACACATCGTTTGCTCGCGGAGGTCCGGGAGTCTCCCTGGCCCTGACATCAGACTTTGTTACGTTCGATCGTTACGGTGTCATCATGCCACCTGAGGACAAAGACGCAGCACTGTTTCCAAGGAAGATCAATGGAAAATGGGCCCTGATACATCGTCCAATGACGGCGCTTGGCGCTCATATGTGGATCTCTTACTCTCCTGATCTTCGACATTGGGGAGACCACATGGTGATGCTCGAAGCGCGGAAAGGCGGGTGGTGGGACGCAAATAAGATAGGGCTTTGTTCACCTCCCATAGAGACAGCAAAAGGGTGGCTCGTGATTTATCACGGCGTTCGTACTACCGCATCTGGAAGCATCTACAGGTTGGGGCTGGCCTTGTTTGATCTCGACCGCCCTGAAGTATGTCTTCAACGTGGCGACGCTTGGGTATTCGGACCAGAAGCTCCTTATGAACGAAATGGTGATGTGAAGGATGTTGTCTTTCCTTGTGGACAGGTTGTTGAAGACGACGGCGATACGATCCGTCTTTATTACGGTGCCGCAGATTCCTATATGGCCGTGGCCACAGGGAGTATTCGTAAGCTGCTCTCGTGGTTAGAAACGAATGCACCAATTACTTTGTCTGATGGAACTGAATCGTAA
- the atpH gene encoding ATP synthase F1 subunit delta — protein MSSSRASRYGRAFLGAVRHQEGDASLETHVRNLRGFAAVLSASAELQKALNSRWVTAPERRSVIASLCDRLETGSFTRNLLFILSDRHLMRSLSIIVDSIDALSDEIRHVERVQITTSRQLAETEMQLLRTQIASQRGSTVRLIHIVDPSVLGGIRMQIGAQVWDDTVKQRLATLLATLKAA, from the coding sequence ATGAGCTCATCTCGAGCATCGCGATACGGACGAGCATTCCTCGGAGCCGTGCGCCACCAAGAAGGCGATGCTTCATTGGAGACGCATGTAAGAAATTTGCGTGGATTTGCTGCCGTACTGAGTGCGTCTGCAGAATTACAGAAGGCGCTGAATTCGCGATGGGTCACTGCGCCAGAGAGACGTTCTGTCATCGCCTCCCTCTGTGATCGATTGGAGACGGGGTCGTTCACTCGCAATCTCCTCTTCATACTAAGTGATCGGCACCTTATGCGAAGCCTCTCTATCATCGTGGACTCTATCGATGCGTTGTCCGATGAGATAAGGCACGTCGAACGGGTTCAAATTACGACGTCACGTCAACTTGCTGAGACAGAGATGCAGTTGCTTCGGACGCAGATTGCCTCGCAAAGAGGATCCACAGTACGGCTCATTCATATCGTAGACCCGTCTGTTCTTGGCGGAATCCGCATGCAGATTGGGGCTCAGGTATGGGACGACACGGTCAAACAACGGTTGGCAACTCTTCTTGCCACTTTGAAAGCAGCCTGA